From one Mya arenaria isolate MELC-2E11 chromosome 4, ASM2691426v1 genomic stretch:
- the LOC128232055 gene encoding kinesin-II 95 kDa subunit-like, with protein sequence MGDTKIDIPQKSESVRVVVRCRPMASTEESKGFERVIDMNTKKGIIELKNPKLSAAEPKKTFTFDSVYDWNSKQRDLYDETFRDLVDNVLQGFNGTIFAYGQTGTGKTFTMQGVKNDPELRGVIPNSFEHIFNHISNSENQQYLVRASYLEIYQEEIRDLLSKDQKKRLELKERPDTGVYVKDLSSFVTKSVREIEHVMNVGNQNRSVGATDMNEHSSRSHAIFIITIECSEEGEDGENHIRVGRLNLVDLAGSERQAKTKAEGQRLKEATKINLSLSALGNVISALVDGKSTHIPYRDSKLTRLLQDSLGGNAKTVMVANIGPADYNFDETMSTLRYANRAKNIKNKPKINEDPKDALLREFQEEIARLKASLAGRGGPKKKKKRRTRRNDNGEIISESEEEDDDEEEEEIESKEEDLEAYRQEQQANLEKEKESILNNRSMMQAEKDKILQEIQDKESTMNKEKEARDQLESKIKAMESKLLVGNIVDHTNEQQRALEQRRREIAEQQRVERDIQQKLEEKEEAAVDLQETYVSLQQEVEVKTKKLKKLFAKLQATKQEIQDLQEEHVKERQELEQTQNELTRELKLKLLIIENFIPIEDKVKIQNRANFDEEQDTWVLRALANKNAETMAKRPKSALGNRRPVSEYARMAAAMGGNPRFKGENIIMVELDMPNRTTRDYDGPQVAPRIQAALDAALQDEADLELDGSPAIFKTDRKRKDAGKSRPKSALKSNVDKSQLFPKARGLVNKN encoded by the exons ATG GGGGACACAAAAATTGACATTCCTCAGAAGTCTGAGAGTGTACGAGTGGTGGTACGATGTCGACCCATGGCTTCAACCGAGGAAAGTAAGGGATTTGAACG aGTTATTGATATGAACACAAAAAAGGGAATAATTGAATTGAAGAATCCAAAATTAAGTGCTGCTGAACCGAAGAAAACTTTCACATTTGATTCAGTGTATGATTGGAA CTCTAAGCAGCGAGATCTGTATGATGAAACATTCAGAGATCTTGTGGACAACGTCCTGCAGGGTTTCAATGGCACAATATTTGCCTACGGCCAGACTGGAACTGGGAAGACTTTCACTATGCAGG GAGTGAAAAATGACCCAGAATTGAGAGGAGTTATTCCAAATTCATTTGAACATATCTTCAACCACATTTCCAACTCTGAAAACCAGCAGTACCTCGTGAGGGCATCATACCTTGAGATATACCAG gAAGAGATTCGAGATTTGCTATCAAAAGATCAGAAGAAAAGGCTGGAGCTGAAAGAGCGACCAGACACCGGGGTTTATGTGAAG GATCTGTCATCATTTGTCACAAAAAGTGTGCGAGAGATAGAGCATGTGATGAATGTGGGAAATCAAAACAGATCAGTTGG TGCCACTGACATGAATGAGCACAGCTCCAGAAGTCACGCCATCTTCATCATCACCATTGAGTGTAGTGAG GAAGGTGAGGATGGGGAGAACCACATCCGAGTAGGTCGTCTCAACCTTGTGGACCTCGCTGGCAGTGAGCGCCAAGCCAAAACTAAGGCTGAG GGACAAAGGCTAAAGGAAGCCACAAAGATCAACCTTTCCCTGTCAGCCCTGGGTAATGTGATATCTGCACTGGTTGATGGCAAGAGCACCCACATACCTTACAGAGACTCTAAGCTTACAAGATTACTTCAAG ATTCATTAGGAGGAAATGCAAAGACAGTGATGGTCGCCAACATTGGACCTGCTGATTACAACTTTGATGAAACGATGAGCACACTCAG GTATGCAAACAGAGCAAAGAACATCAAGAACAAACCAAAGATCAATGAAGACCCGAAGGACGCCCTGCTGAGGGAGTTTCAGGAAGAGATTGCCAG GTTGAAGGCATCCTTGGCAGGGAGAGGAGGtccaaagaaaaagaaaaagaggAGGACAAGAAGGAATGACAATG GAGAGATAATTAGTGAGTCTGAggaagaagatgatgatgaagagGAGGAGGAGATTGAGAGTAAGGAGGAGGATTTGGAGGCATACAGGCAAGAACAGCAGGCAAACCTCGAAAAAGAAAAGGAGTCCATTCTTAACAATAGGAGCATGATGCAGGCT GAAAAAGACAAGATCCTTCAAGAGATCCAAGACAAAGAGAGCACGATGAACAAGGAGAAGGAGGCCAGAGATCAATTAGAGTCAAAAATAAAG GCGATGGAAAGCAAACTTCTTGTTGGCAACATTGTGGACCATACCAACGAGCAGCAGAGAGCCCTAGAGCAGCGCAGAAGGGAGATTGCGGAACAGCAG cGTGTTGAGCGTGATATCCAACAGAAATTAGAGGAAAAGGAGGAAGCGGCCGTTGACCTCCAGGAGACCTACGTGTCCTTGCAGCAGGAGGTTGAGGTCAAAACAAAGAAACTAAAAAAG TTGTTTGCGAAGCTGCAGGCTACAAAGCAGGAGATCCAGGACCTTCAGGAGGAGCATGTAAAGGAACGCCAGGAACTGGAGCAGACACAGAATGAGCTCACTAGAGAACTCAAACTCAA ACTGTTGATCATCGAGAACTTCATTCCAATTGAAGACAAAGTGAAGATTCAGAACAGAGCCAACTTTGATGAGGAACAAGACACATGGGTCCTCAGAGCTCTAGCTAACAAAAA TGCTGAGACGATGGCCAAAAGACCAAAGTCAGCCCTAGGAAACAGACGTCCTGTGTCAGAGTATGCCAGGATGGCCGCTGCCATGGGGGGAAACCCACGGTTCAAG GGTGAGAACATAATCATGGTTGAGCTGGACATGCCTAACCGGACAACACGCGACTATGATGGACCCCAGGTGGCTCCCCGCATCCAGGCCGCCCTTGATGCAGCCCTACAGGATGAGGCAGATCTGGAACTGGATGGCAG CCCTGCTATATTTAAGACTGACAGGAAACGAAAGGATGCAGGAAAGTCTAGACCAAAATCAGCCTTGAAGAGCAATGTGGACAAATCACAACTGTTTCCCAAGGCCCGGGGACTGGTTAATAAAAATTGA